In Stegostoma tigrinum isolate sSteTig4 chromosome 33, sSteTig4.hap1, whole genome shotgun sequence, one genomic interval encodes:
- the anp32a gene encoding acidic leucine-rich nuclear phosphoprotein 32 family member A isoform X5 — MYLYNSAVKCFWVVHLVLKVKELVLDNCRSNEGKIEGLSDEFEELEFLSTINVGLLSVANLPKLNKLKKLELSDNRISGGLEVLAEKCPNLTHLNLSGNKIKDLSTIEPLKKLDNLRSLDLFNCEVTNLNDYRENVFKFLPQLTYLDGYDREDKEAPDSDTEAYAEGVDDDDEEEDGGRGRGLQ, encoded by the exons ATGTATCTTTATAATTCTGCTGTGAAGTGCTTTTGGGTGGTTCACTTGGTTTTAAAG GTGAAAGAACTTGTTCTTGACAACTGTCGCTCAAATGAAGGCAAAATTGAGGGTCTGTCAGATGAATTTGAAGAATTGGAATTCCTTAGCACAATCAACGTAGGCTTATTGTCAGTCGCAAATCTACCAAAGTTAAACAAGCTAAAGAAG CTCGAGCTAAGCGATAACAGAATCTCAGGCGGGCTAGAAGTTTTGGCAGAAAAATGTCCGAACCTCACACATCTCAACCTCAGCGGCAACAAAATCAAAGATCTCAGCACAATAGAACCTCTG AAAAAATTGGATAACCTGAGGAGTCTAGACCTTTTTAATTGCGAGGTGACAAACCTCAATGATTACAGAGAAAATGTCTTCAAGTTTCTCCCACAACTGACGTACCTCGATGGATACGATCGCGAAGACAAAGAGGCACCGGACTCGGACACTGAAGCATACGCAGAAGGTGTGGACGATGATGATGAGGAGGAAGACG